ATATCGTAACCTTTGATAACTCAGAAAAAGAGGGTCAATTAATAGGAGATATTTTTATAAGTGTGGAAAGAACCTATGAAAATGCTCAAAAATTTGGAGTTGCTGCGTCCACCGAGCTCTATAGGGTGATGATACATGGTATCTTACACCTTTGTGGATATTATGATAAAAAACCAGAGGATAAAGCCTTAATGACCGAGAAAGAAAACTTTTATCTGCAGAAGGTATAGAAAAAATTATGAGTTATGAATAAAATAAACCATTCATAACTCATAATTACTATTAATAATCAATTACTTAAATTACTTCCACAATCTCATTTAAAGGTTTTCTTACCTTTTTAACAAACTGGAATGTATCGTCATTTGCACGGTAACCAATTGCTGCCACTACTATAGCATGTAATCCTTTTTCCTTCAAACCTAAAATTTCGTCATAGGCATTGCTATCAAAACCTTCCATTGGACAAGCATCAATTCCTTCCAATGCACAATAAGTTAATAAATTACCTAAGGCAATGTAGGTTTGACGAGCATTCCAATTAGAAAGAGTCTCAGGATTTAAATTTGCAACAGTACCCTTCATCATGGTTTCAAAACCCCGCAATGTTTCACGTGAAATATTACGTGTTACAGCAATGTTATCAATATATGTTTC
Above is a window of Solitalea lacus DNA encoding:
- the ybeY gene encoding rRNA maturation RNase YbeY yields the protein MAINFFNEDIDFKLKDKAKLKTWIKSTAAEEGYKLKEINFIFCSDEYLLTINQQYLNHNTYTDIVTFDNSEKEGQLIGDIFISVERTYENAQKFGVAASTELYRVMIHGILHLCGYYDKKPEDKALMTEKENFYLQKV
- a CDS encoding NAD(P)H-dependent oxidoreductase codes for the protein MEIIEKVNVLDRLEHFRYATKKFDVTKKLSQQDFSKVLKAITLSASAYGLQPYKFIVVEDPEVREKLKGMSKGQTQITDASHLIVFAHQQIVDNAQIETYIDNIAVTRNISRETLRGFETMMKGTVANLNPETLSNWNARQTYIALGNLLTYCALEGIDACPMEGFDSNAYDEILGLKEKGLHAIVVAAIGYRANDDTFQFVKKVRKPLNEIVEVI